The nucleotide sequence GGCGTGAGGGGGCCTTCGGCGAAGCCTCGGCTATGAGCACCACCGCATCCGCACCCCGCGTCGTTCGGGCGCCGCGAGGCACCGAAATCAGTTGCGTCGCGTGGCCGCAAGAAGCCGCGCTGCGCATGTTGATGAACAATCTCGATCCGGAGGTCGCCGAACGCCCCGACGATTTGGTCGTGTACGGCGGCAACGGCCGCGCCGCGCGATCGTGGGAAGCGTTCGACGCCATCGTCGCAACGCTCAAGCGCCTCAAATCCGACGAGACGATGATCGTGCAGAGCGGCAAGCCGGTGGCGGTGTGGAAGACGCACGCGCGCGCGCCACGGGTGCTGATCGCCAACTCGAATCTCGTCCCCAAGTGGGCCGACTGGAAAGTCTTCCGCGAGCTGGAAGCGCAAGGATTGACGATGTACGGCCAGATGACGGCCGGCTCGTGGATCTACATTGGAACGCAGGGCATCGTGCAGGGGACGTACGAGACGTTTGCCGAGCTGGCGCGCCAGCATTTCGGCGGCTCGTTGAAGGGCCGCGTCTGCTTGACGGCCGGTATCGGCGGCATGGGCGGCGCACAGCCGCTGGCCATTACGATGAATGAAGGCATCGCACTCGTCGTCGACGTCGACCGTTCGCGGCTCGAGCGCCGGCGCGAGCTGCGCTACCTCGACCGCGTCGTCGATTCGCGTGAGGAAGCGCTTGCCGCGGTGGAAGCCGCTCGGAAGAGCGGGCAAGCGCTCTCAATTGGATACGAAGGCAACGCCGCCGTTGAGTTTCCCCAGTTGTACGATCTCGGTTTTCGTCCGGATTCCGTCACGGATCAAACCTCGGCGCACGATCTGATCGACGGTTACGTTCCTGCGGGTCTGACGCTCGAAGAAGCCGCCCGGCTGCGCCGGCGCGATCCTGAAGAGTACGAACGGCGCGCCCTCGAGAGCTGCGGCGCGCACGTGCAGGCGATGGTGCGTTATCTAGATGCAGGCGCCATCGTTTTCGATTACGGCAATAACATTCGCGCCCAAGCGGAACGCGCCGGTTTCGCACGCGCGTTCGCGTTTCCGGGTTTCGTGCCGGCGTTTATCCGGCCGCTGTTTTGCCGCGGGTCGGGACCGTTCCGGTTTGCCGCGCTCTCCGGCGATCCCGCCGATATCGCGCGCTGCGACGAAAAGCTGCTCGAACTGTTTCCGGACGACGCGTCGCTGCGGCGTTGGTTACAACTCGCGCGCGAACGCGTCTCCTTTCAGGGATTGCCCGCGCGGATCTGCTGGCTGGGCTTTGGCGATCGTGCAAAGGCGGGACTCGCGTTCAACGAGCTGGTGCGCAGCGGTGAAGTCAAAGCGCCGATCGTGATCGGTCGCGACCATCTCGACACCGGAAGCGTTGCGTCGCCGTATCGCGAGACCGAAGCGATGAAAGACGGCAGCGACGCCATTGCCGACTGGCCGATTCTCAACGCGCTGCTCAATACCGCCGCCGGCGCGCATTGGGTCAGCTTCCATCACGGCGGCGGCGTCGGCATCGGCTACAGTTTGCACGCCGGCATGGTCGTCGTCGCCGACGGCAGCGACGACGCTCGCGAGCGCTTAGGCTGCGTGTTGACGACCGACTGCGGCATGGGCGTCGTTCGCCACGCCGACGCCGGGTACGACATCGCCATCGAAACGGCCGACGAAAAAGGCATCGATTGGCGCTTGTAGTCCGCGCCCGGACGATCGTTACGTGTGACACCGACGCCGCGCAATGCGGCGTCGGCTTTGATTCGCTCGGTCGAATCGACGACGGCGCGATCAAAATCAAGAACGGATATGTGACCGCGGTCGGTAAGACGGACGCGATCGCGAAGAAAAAGGATGAGATCGTCGATCTCGGGGACTGCACGCTCGTTCCCGGCTTTGTGGATGCGCACGCGCATCCGCTCTTTGCCGGGGATCGCGAGCCGGATTTTGCGGCACGCCAGCGCGGCGAGAAACCGTCGCTCGGAATGCTCTATACGGTCGAGCGCACGCGCGAAGCGCTTCTCAATCCGAAGTCGTTCTACAAAAACGTCGTGCGGCCGCGCCTTCAAACGATCTTGGCGCACGGCACGACGACGTTGGAGACGAAGACGGGGTACGCGCTGCACAAGCCCGGAGAAGCGGCGCTGCTGGATCTGATCGCCGCGCATCGCGGCGATCCCGACGTGCCGTCGATGGTACCCACGTTTCTGGGTGCGCACGCCCTGCCGCCGGAGTTTCTGCGCGAAGATCGTTTCGTCGACTATCTGATCGATCAAGTGATTCCGGCCGCGGCCGCGCACGGAGCGGTGTACGCCGACGCGTTCTGCGAGCCGGGGTTCTTTTCGCCCGAACAGACGCGGCGGTATCTCGATGCCGCACGGCTGCACGGCATGCGGCTGCGCGTGCATTGCGACGAGATGTCGTACGGTGCCGCGGCGGCTATGGCGACGGGGCTCGAGGTCGACGCCGTCGATCATTGCAACTATATTACCGACGCCGACGTGCGCGCGATCGCCGAGCGCGGCATCGTCACGGTCGCGTGCCCCGCGACCATTGAGTATCTCGGCTTAGCGCAGCGCGTTCCGGCGCGCGCGCTGCTCGAAGCGGGCGGTCAGGTCGCGCTCGCCAGCGATTACAATCCCGGAACGTCGCCGTGCTTCAACCTGCAGACCGTTGCGTATTTCGGGCGCAAGTTCTTCGGGCTCTCGGCGGCGGAAGCGCTCTACGGGGTGACGCGCGCGGCGGCGCACTCGCTGCGCCTCGACGCCGGACGCATCGCGCCGGGCGCGAGGGCGGATTTCGTCGCGCTGCAGATCGCGTCGCCCGACGAGTTCGGCTGGCAGTTCGGCGGCAACCTCGCAAAAGCCGTGTACAAAAAGGGAGTGCGCGTTGATTAACGAGCTCGTGCGCTGCAAGCGCGCGATCGTGTCGGGGATGCTGCGTGAGGATTTCGCGTTCGTCGTACGCGACGGAACGATCGTCGCCGGCGGCGACTTTTTAGACGTCCGGGACGGGGCGCGCGATCTCGATTCGCGATCGTTCCCGGACGATCGGCTGGTCGTGCCGGGATTCGTCAACGGGCATAGCCACGCGTACCAGATTCTGCTGCGCGGGTGGGCCGACGACTGGCCGTTTGCCAAGTGGCGCACCGACGCACTCTACAAAGTGGTTCCGCAGCTGACGCCCGACGACGTGTACTGGACGTTCGTTGCCGCGTTTTCGGAGATGCTCGCGGCCGGCATCACGACCGTCGCCGAGTTTTTCTATCTCAACGGAGCCGGCAACGCCCATGCCGAGGCCGCGATCCGCGCCGCGGCGGATACCGGTATTCGACTGGTGTTCGCGCGCGCGTGGATGGACGCCGATTACGCCCCGCCGCAGTTCCGCGAAACGGCTGCGGTCGCGGCCGAGCGGACTCGCGAGCTGATGGAGGGCTACCCCGGGGCGAACGTGTGCGTCGCGCCGCACTCGCTGCACGCCGCGTCGCACGACATGATTCGCGCCGCCGCGGAGTTCGCGCGCGAGTTCGACTGCATGATGCACGTTCACGTCGCCGAGGCATCCTACGAAGGCCGGCAGACGCTCGAGCGATACGGCGCAACGCCGATCGCACTTCTCGGGAAGCTCAACGCCCTCGACGAGCGCACGGTGGCAATCCACGCCATCTACGTGAGCGATGCCGAGAAGGAAGCGATCGCCCGCGCGGGCGCGCGCGTCATTCACAATCCGATGACCAATCAGTATTTAGGCGACGGCATTTGCGACGTGACGGGATTCGCGGAGCTCGGCGTCACGATGGGATTGGGAACCGACGCCGACGTGAAGCCGTCGCTGATCGACGAAATGCGCGCCGCCGCGCTGCTGCAGAAATTACGCCGGCTCGACGGAAGCGCGTTGCCCGCGACGACGGCATTCGCGCTCGGTACGGCGCAGGGCGCCAAAGCGCTGCGCGTTGCGGCAGGCGATCTTTTGGCCGGCAATGCGGCCGACTACGTCGTGCTCGACGCATCGAAGATCGATCCGTGGGCGCCGCCGCTCAACGCGCTCGTCTATCGCGGCGAGGACGCTTGGGTGCAGGGAACGTTCGTCGGCGGCCGTCGCGTCTATGTCAGCGAGCCGTCGCAGCTGGCCCGGCTTGCATGGGAAGCCGCCGCAAAAATCGCGAAGCGCCTTCTATGAAATACATTGCATCCGTATTGCTGCTCTGCTGCCTGGTTGCTTGCGGCGGAAACAAATCCACGAGCGCCGCGGCGACGCCGGTCGAAGGCGCGTCGAACGGCACGCTGACCAACGGCACGCAAATGTCCAGCGAGAACGCCAGCAACATTCCCGACTGCGGCGCCGTCAAGGCCGTGTGGGTGAACACGAAGACCAAGGTGTATCACGAGCCGGGCGATCCGAGGTACGGTCACACGAAGCACGGCAAGTACATGTGTCCGAGCCAAGCCAAGAAGGAAGGCGACCGCCCCGCTGGCGGCGCGAAGCATCACAGCAACTCGATGTAACGTTCCAAGGCCGCGAGCGCTTCGGGGAGATTCTCGCGGCCGTACCCGATGCGCACGCGGTCGTTGCCGGCGTCGAACAGGCTGCTCGGCAGTAACAACACGCCCGCGCGCTTGACGAGATCGGCGCACAGCGCGTCGGTATCGCCGCGCAGGTAACGCGGAAACGCCGTCGTCCCCGCTCGCGGACGGTGCCACTGCCAAACCTCTGAGTGACGGGCAAAGAATGCATCGAGGAGATCGAGATTGCGTGCGACGATGCGCTGCACGCGGGCGATGAGCGCGTCGCCGTGGCGCATCGCCAGCGCCGCGAGAAACTCGCTCGGTGCGGCGTTGCAGATCGTGAGGTAGTCCTTGAAGGCCGCGACGCGATCGTAAAACGCGCGGTCGCGCGTGGCGAGCCATCCGATGCGTAAGCCGGCCAACCCGTACGCCTTCGCCGTGCCGCCCAGCGAGATTCCGCGCTCGTAGAGATCGCAGACCGGCGGATGGCGATCGGCGAGATCGCGCTCGGTTCCACGGTACACCTCGTCGGAGATGAGCCACAAGCCGCGTTTGCGCGCGATCGCGACGACGCGGTCGAGACGTTGACGATCGAAGACGTAGCCGGTCGGATTGCTCGGCGAGGTGATGACGATCGCGCGCGTCTGCGGTCGCAGCAGGCTTTCGAGCTCGTCGGGATCGGGCGCGCCGTCGCCGTCGAGATCGACGTTCCAGCGCGATGCCGTCGCGCCTATGCCTTCGGCGACGGAATACTGGGATTGATACGCGGGAAACTGGACGACGAGATGATCGCGCGCGCCAACCGCGCAGTTGATCGCGGCGAAGATCGCCTCTTGGGTTCCGCCGTGCACTAACACGCCGCCGGCGCCGGTAACGGGGTAGAGCGCCCCGATCGCGTCGCGCAGCTCGGGCGCGCCGCGCGATTCCGTATAGCCCAGCCACGTGCGCGCAAAGCGCTCCGCCGCGCCCTCTTCCAACGCCAGCAGCTCGGCGATCGGCATCGACTCCGGATCGCTCGCGCACAGAAGGTACTTGGTCGTAAACTCGTACTGCGCGAAATAGCG is from Candidatus Baltobacteraceae bacterium and encodes:
- the hutU gene encoding urocanate hydratase, translated to MSTTASAPRVVRAPRGTEISCVAWPQEAALRMLMNNLDPEVAERPDDLVVYGGNGRAARSWEAFDAIVATLKRLKSDETMIVQSGKPVAVWKTHARAPRVLIANSNLVPKWADWKVFRELEAQGLTMYGQMTAGSWIYIGTQGIVQGTYETFAELARQHFGGSLKGRVCLTAGIGGMGGAQPLAITMNEGIALVVDVDRSRLERRRELRYLDRVVDSREEALAAVEAARKSGQALSIGYEGNAAVEFPQLYDLGFRPDSVTDQTSAHDLIDGYVPAGLTLEEAARLRRRDPEEYERRALESCGAHVQAMVRYLDAGAIVFDYGNNIRAQAERAGFARAFAFPGFVPAFIRPLFCRGSGPFRFAALSGDPADIARCDEKLLELFPDDASLRRWLQLARERVSFQGLPARICWLGFGDRAKAGLAFNELVRSGEVKAPIVIGRDHLDTGSVASPYRETEAMKDGSDAIADWPILNALLNTAAGAHWVSFHHGGGVGIGYSLHAGMVVVADGSDDARERLGCVLTTDCGMGVVRHADAGYDIAIETADEKGIDWRL
- a CDS encoding amidohydrolase family protein, whose product is MALVVRARTIVTCDTDAAQCGVGFDSLGRIDDGAIKIKNGYVTAVGKTDAIAKKKDEIVDLGDCTLVPGFVDAHAHPLFAGDREPDFAARQRGEKPSLGMLYTVERTREALLNPKSFYKNVVRPRLQTILAHGTTTLETKTGYALHKPGEAALLDLIAAHRGDPDVPSMVPTFLGAHALPPEFLREDRFVDYLIDQVIPAAAAHGAVYADAFCEPGFFSPEQTRRYLDAARLHGMRLRVHCDEMSYGAAAAMATGLEVDAVDHCNYITDADVRAIAERGIVTVACPATIEYLGLAQRVPARALLEAGGQVALASDYNPGTSPCFNLQTVAYFGRKFFGLSAAEALYGVTRAAAHSLRLDAGRIAPGARADFVALQIASPDEFGWQFGGNLAKAVYKKGVRVD
- a CDS encoding amidohydrolase family protein encodes the protein MINELVRCKRAIVSGMLREDFAFVVRDGTIVAGGDFLDVRDGARDLDSRSFPDDRLVVPGFVNGHSHAYQILLRGWADDWPFAKWRTDALYKVVPQLTPDDVYWTFVAAFSEMLAAGITTVAEFFYLNGAGNAHAEAAIRAAADTGIRLVFARAWMDADYAPPQFRETAAVAAERTRELMEGYPGANVCVAPHSLHAASHDMIRAAAEFAREFDCMMHVHVAEASYEGRQTLERYGATPIALLGKLNALDERTVAIHAIYVSDAEKEAIARAGARVIHNPMTNQYLGDGICDVTGFAELGVTMGLGTDADVKPSLIDEMRAAALLQKLRRLDGSALPATTAFALGTAQGAKALRVAAGDLLAGNAADYVVLDASKIDPWAPPLNALVYRGEDAWVQGTFVGGRRVYVSEPSQLARLAWEAAAKIAKRLL
- a CDS encoding aminotransferase class I/II-fold pyridoxal phosphate-dependent enzyme, whose translation is MTPQPFALERYFAQYEFTTKYLLCASDPESMPIAELLALEEGAAERFARTWLGYTESRGAPELRDAIGALYPVTGAGGVLVHGGTQEAIFAAINCAVGARDHLVVQFPAYQSQYSVAEGIGATASRWNVDLDGDGAPDPDELESLLRPQTRAIVITSPSNPTGYVFDRQRLDRVVAIARKRGLWLISDEVYRGTERDLADRHPPVCDLYERGISLGGTAKAYGLAGLRIGWLATRDRAFYDRVAAFKDYLTICNAAPSEFLAALAMRHGDALIARVQRIVARNLDLLDAFFARHSEVWQWHRPRAGTTAFPRYLRGDTDALCADLVKRAGVLLLPSSLFDAGNDRVRIGYGRENLPEALAALERYIELL